The Lathyrus oleraceus cultivar Zhongwan6 chromosome 5, CAAS_Psat_ZW6_1.0, whole genome shotgun sequence genome includes the window TGTAATTAAATATTTGACCATATGTAACGTGCGCCACCTAACAAATGACATTAAATATTTTTAACTCACCATAATTAAGGGGTTTActttaaaaaaaaatcccaaCTGTAGATTCGATCTTCATTATGAAAAGCAGTAAAACGCGTGACAAGTTCCTAAATTCAAGACACTGACCAAAAATTTAGTACTCCACATGGAATAAAAAATCAAAGAAGCTACTATCACGAGTAAGTACTATAATTATTTATTGGATCGTGCTAACTTAGTGCTGAAATTGCAAATGTAAAAAAAacttttaaataaaaaatttgtATTAAAAAGTACAATAAAAAGTTTATTATAAAATTTAAATTGTCCTTGGGAAACATATATTTAACTACAAAGACACCCTCATTCATATTCATTATCATGGGCATTTTCAATTCATACATTTTTATTAATAATCACAATCAACAATAATTATTATACTGATAACCATTACATTATTATTGTGACACATAAGTAAAACAAGAGAAAGAAACAAACAACGTGTGAACCATAACAAGAACACAAAGCCATGTCCTAGAAAAACCAAGAACCAAACTCTAACGAGGAACCAACAATGACTCTCAAAGGTTGCAATACAATGTAGTATAAGTTTTTTGTGGTACAAGTGGTAGCTTATGGTTTCAAGAGGATGGTAGTCTCTGCAATCATGGAAGTAACAACGTATGGGTCCATGTTAGATGCTGGCCTCCTGTCCTCAAAATAACCCTTCCCTTCTTTCTCTGTGTCCCTTCCAACCCGAACCGAAGCGCCTCGGTTTGCAACACCCTTCGAAATAAACCAAACCATGTCAACAATTGGAAGAAAACAAATGTTTCTTATTAGGCCAAAGCCAAAATGTGCTTGAGATTCGGCAAAAGTTGCTTACCCATGAGAAGGTATTAATGTCAGCTGTTTCGTGTTTCCCTGTCAATCTGCGCTCGTTGCCTTCTCCATAAGCGGAGATGTGCTCGGCGTGCCTCTTCCCGAGCTTCTCAATTGCTTTCTTGATGATTTCATATCCACCGTCTTCTCTCATAGACTTGGTGCTGTAGTTTGTGTGAGCACCAGCACCATTCCAGTCACCCTAGTTTTTTTTTAACCAAATAACAAAGTCAATATCAACGCCAAATCGTCTTACATAAATAAATCAACTGTGTGAAAGGGTTGAAAATAGCAAACCTTAATTGGTTTAGGGTCAAAGGTAAGAACCACACCAGCAACCTCAGTGATCCTCTATTGGAACAGACACAAAGAAAGTTAGTTGGAGAAGGTAACCTTCATTCAATAGGTCAAAAAGAGGTGTTGGTGAATGGTGAGTGGTGACTGGTGAAAACAATACTAATCAATAGTCATGGGCCACCTACCTCCAAAATGTAGCGAGCAACCCATATCTCATCACCAGCAGAGATACCGACTGAGGGACCAACTTGAAATTCCCACtacattaaaaaaaacaataGATCAAACTCATAAACTCAACAACCATATGTGTAATTaaaatatcaaatgaaaaaataattGTATCTTGGGTCCTTAGAGTGTGCTCTTCTCAAGGTCTCAGAACCGTATCCTGCTAACGGTTAAACAATCCTTGTGTTGGGTCAATCCATAATGGCCCATTGCTAGTGGTCGGTGGAATTGGTCTTTTTGGATTAGTCGGTCTAGATATCAAGATTTCAAAAAAAGGTGTATAGTTTTCTCCAACTTACTTGACCAGGCATGACTTCTCCATTGATTCCACTGATGTTGATGCCGGCAAAAAGACAGGCTTTGTAATGTGCCTCAACAACGTCACGGCCAAAAGCCTTGTCAGCACCAACACTGCAATAATATGGTCCCTATTGAGCAAATAATAATATTAGAACTGAGGTAACCAATGACAATAGAAAAATCACCAAAAGACAAGTTTACACTAGGAATCTTAGATTAAAAAAAAACAGTAATGATGAATGAAAGTGAGGTTTTACCTGAGGTCCAGGATAACCACCAGCTGGCCAACCAAGAGGCCAATTGATGTCTTTCTGCAACAAGGTGTATTCCTGCTCTATACCATACCTAATCACAAATCATACATACACCAACCATTGATCAGAATAAAATAAACAACTGTCACAATGAGTAAAAATGCAACAAAAGTTACCATGTTTCTTCAGCAACAACATCAGGATGGCTAAAAACCTTAGCAGCTGCGTGTCTTTTGTTAGTGGGAATTGGTTCTCCAGCAGGAGTGTATGCATCACACATAACctaaattcaattaaataaacaatacataaatttaaattaaatggcataaacaaaacaaaaacataCTCCTACATGATTTagtaaaaaaaatattataaaatacTTACCAAGATATGGTTACCCCTTCTGAATGGATCCTTAAAAATGGCTTGTGGGCTGTTATCAATCAAACCCCCAAATAAGTAAAAGTTTCAGAAAATCCAAGAAAAACATTTGAACATAGTTTAGATGGAGTAAAAACCATAGTCACATGGTTCACAAATTCGTTTTTGTTTGGTACATGGTTCGTAACTCTCTAAGAGTTAGGTACATCAGGTAGGTATTTGGGTTCGTGGTCCATTCAAATAATGATCCGGTGTgttattattaaaaaaaattgtttacATGAAAATTGGTTGGGAGAAAAATTTCATAGTCCCGTATCGACTACTTAATTAATAGTGCTTTGAAAGATCATTATAAATAGTTAATGTATACTTACAACTTATATATCAGTTCACCAAAGTTTCATTTTTAATTGGTAATGCtcattaatattatttttatcaAAGTTTTACTTGTTTTAATGACGATTTTTACAATGTCAGAGCTTCACTGTTAAACTCTTTGAAATATCATAATTAAAAGAATagttaaattttttttaatttctaatttatttgataattattgtctcattttcatttaaatttaaatttatatttaaaatttcactcaatcaatttgtaatTTACTATGAATTGGTCCACAAAAATAAATAGTATTTAAAGAAAAACATACTATAAGATAACTTCACTATCTTGTCCAGGAGCTTGTCCTGTGCTGGAACCATCATAATTCCACTTGGGGAGCTCTGAAGGGTCAGTAACTGGTCCGGGAAGAGTCTgtaaaaacaaaaaagaaaaaaaaatcatttcatattttcaataattaaaataaaaaaataaaacaattttttgatatttttttagaTAAAAACAGGTAGAATCAAATTACCCTTGCTTTGCACCTCAAGTCCAAACCAGAACCACCAATCCTGtcataataaaaaacaaaattgtTGGATTAACTAAAAATaggaaaaaaaattattttgatattcaaaaaatatatatttctATGCAATAATAATTTAATGTGACAATTTTGGTAGTAGCCTAGTGAGTATAGTTAGTGATAAACAAAgcaacaaacaaacagacaaatgaaagagaaaaaaaaactgttcctctttttttccaattttatcaCAAACAAAAAACCGGTAGTAATTTTACAGAATGAAAATATACTAAAATTAAACTCAAACACCAAAAAAATCATGGTAGATTATAGATCACACAAAGAAAAGAACAATGAATCACGTTCATGAAAACGTTACCGGTGACGTAAATTAATGTACGGACAGAAACAGAAACAGAACTACTGGTATTTAGTAGTGTTTTTCGTACGTACGGAAGAAGCAAAAACAGCATCTCGAGAGTATGTGTTTGAGAGATAAAAAGAGAGAAAGAGTGAAGAAAGTGAGTAACGAACCATATGTATTCTGCTATGATTTTCTCGGTGGTTCCTGAGAGATCAAGGTTGATGAGATCTGAAAGAAGAGACATGGTTTTGAAAAAGTGAAGAAAAAAGAAACTTGAAATTGAATCACTGTGGATCGTTGGATGATGAATCCTCAGATTCTATGCGATTGGATTCGTTTGAACAGAGAAAAGAAGAGATATGGGGTTTTATTTATAGCTGGTTTCTAATTCCTAGTCTTCTCTTTCAATAGTCTACTctaatttatttataatattttcattttttttattagTAGTAGTAATCACGATTAATTAACAATGCTATTAGTGTTAAGAATCTGGAAAATTAAATTGTCAGAATAAACAGATTCTaaaaattaccatttttaaaaaGAAATTTTACAACTACACACTCTCTCTCCCATAATGATTGGGATGTTTGTAAAAAGAAattgttatttttaatttttaataatattattttatttttatt containing:
- the LOC127083789 gene encoding glutamine synthetase nodule isozyme, giving the protein MSLLSDLINLDLSGTTEKIIAEYIWIGGSGLDLRCKARTLPGPVTDPSELPKWNYDGSSTGQAPGQDSEVILYPQAIFKDPFRRGNHILVMCDAYTPAGEPIPTNKRHAAAKVFSHPDVVAEETWYGIEQEYTLLQKDINWPLGWPAGGYPGPQGPYYCSVGADKAFGRDVVEAHYKACLFAGINISGINGEVMPGQWEFQVGPSVGISAGDEIWVARYILERITEVAGVVLTFDPKPIKGDWNGAGAHTNYSTKSMREDGGYEIIKKAIEKLGKRHAEHISAYGEGNERRLTGKHETADINTFSWGVANRGASVRVGRDTEKEGKGYFEDRRPASNMDPYVVTSMIAETTILLKP